The genomic DNA ATCGTAGTCGAATTACTACCGGCCGGGGAATTTTATAACGCCGAAGAATATCACCAGGATTATTATAAAAAGAATCCGGAGCATTACAAATCCTACAGAAAAGGATCGGGACGAGAGGAATACCTTAAGAAAACTTGGGGGCAAACAGGAACCTAAACGTTCGATAGGGAACGAAGTCCGGGAATTCAAATAGGTGTTTTACAATCGATCGGAAGTTCGAAGTAAAAGCAGGAAGACTTGCCGGATTTTTCCGCGAGTCCGATGCTCCCGTGATGGCTTTCCACAATCTTTTTACTGATGGCCAATCCGAGTCCCGTTCCGTGAGATTTCTTGTCGGTAAAGAAAGCGTCGAATATCGCGCTTCTGATAAATTCCGGAACGCCCGGACCGTTATCCCAGACTTCGAATCGAATTTTTTCCACGATACCCGATTGTCCTTTGATGCCCCGGACATCTACTCCCAGTAATTTGTTCTCCGGTAATTCGGTGCAAAGGGCATCCTTTGCGTTGATTAACAAATTGAGTAAGACTTGTTTAATTTTCTGGCTTTGACATACGATAAAAGGTAGGGGTTCCCGTGCATGTTCCTCCTCAACTGTGATTTTCTCGATCTGCAAAAGAGGCTCCGCCAAAGCCAAGGCGTCGTCACGAAGGCTATACGGATCGACCCGCTCGAAGCTTGTCCCGTCTCCCTTCGCATATAATAATAAATCCTTAACAAGCCTGGATAAATGATCCGTCGCTGCCGAAATGATCTCCACGTATTTCAACAGTTTATGATCGACTAACGATTTTGCCAATAGATTGGAGTAACCTAGAACGATCGTAAGAGGGTTATTGATCTCGTGAATCATTGCGGCTGCAATGAGTCCGATCGATTCTAATTTTTGGCTCCTACGTAAAATCGATTCGTAAGAATCTTTCTCCGTCTCGATCATTTTCCGCTCGGTTTGATCCAGTAAGAAACCCTCCAAGTAACCGAGATTCTGGGAGTGCGCAAATACCCTCAGGGTTCCGTAAAAAGGAGAGCCGTCTTTCTTTACAAGTCTCACTTCCTCCCCTTGTATTTTTCCGGTTTCGGTTAACTTCCCGTTAAGAACGTTTCTCTGATCCCGATCCGCCAAAATATCGCTTACGCGGATCTGTGCGGAAGAAGAATCGGGATCGTAACCCAGCATTTTGAAGAAAGTCGGATTACCGTAGATGACTTGCCGATTATAAACCGCAAAAATACCTTCTAACGCATTATCCAATAAGGATCGAAGTCGCTCGGTGGTTACTCGTAAGGTTCGCTGCATTTCCATCTGTTCGGTTACGTCTTTCAGAATGGAGACGTATGAAATGATCTTACCCGAGGAATCCTTTGTCGAAGAAATCGTCTGATCGCAATGGAACAAATCGCCGTTTTTCTTTCTATTGACTATGGTCGCTCGAAAAATTTCCCCTTTCAAAATCGTTCCCCATAAACGCTCGTAAAAAACCGGATCTTGTAATCCGGATTTTAATCGATTCGGCGAGCAGCCTCGGATCTCGTCTAGACTATATCCTGTAAATTTCTCGAACGCCGGATTTATGAATTCGATATCTCCATCCGGGTTTGTGATGAAAATCGCATCGGCGGTATCGTTTACGGCAGTCGCCAATTGAAGATTATGCGATTGTATCTTTTTGCTATTCGTTTCATCGGAGAAAGAAAGTAGAATGCATGATATTTGTCCGCTACCGGTTTTAATGGTGTCGAATTTCGAAGACGCCGAAAACGAATCTCCGGATGCGGTAACAATTTCCAAATTGGAGAAACTACCCCCTTCTTCTCCCAGAATTTTCTCCAGAAAATTTTCCTTTGTAAATGGAACGCCGGTTTCCGGAACGATCGTCCAAGGACATTCATAGAAATAGCATCCGATTAGATCGTTCGACGAGTCCCCCAACCAGTATAGGGCTTTCGTATTCGCAAACGTGATTCTCCCGTTTCCATCTAAGAGAAAAATCGCTTCTTGTAGTAAATTAAGAGTTTGGTAGTACAAATTCTCCGTGGGCGCCGCCTTTCCTTTAGTGGAAGAATCTTCGCTTGGAGCCATTCCACCGAATAAGGTCATCAATAATTTCCTAGCACTGAAAATGACATTTTATCAGTATAATCGAGAATTACGAAGAAATATTGTCCCTCAAGGACCAAAATCTAAAGAAAACTAGTCTCCCAAAAGACGGAACAAATAAATCGTCAATCTTTGCAATTTGTCGCGTTCCGGCCCGGGAATGTCTTTTTCAAGATCTATTGTTTTTCGGTATATCGACTTAAGGTGATTTTTCATCGTTCCTTGGTGTATACCGAGTTCTTCACAAACTAGACTCTTATCTTTTCCGGAGGCGATGCCGGCACATATTTCGGTTTCTTTTCGAGTAAGTTTGGTTTTTTCGCGCAGCATCCTAACCAAAGCCTCTTTGTCCAAACCTTCGTATCTGCGAAATATATCCGGAGGAGAAATCGGTTCCGTCCCGATTTCTACGGATCCTCGCAATTTTACCAAGCCTCCCGCCTCATTATTGGAAAGAATCATACTGAGGAAGCTTGAGATCCTTCCTTCTTCGTCCTGAATCGGGGAAATGACCTGATTCCATTGTACATACTTTCCGGCATGGTTTCGATTTAGAAAGCTGCCATGGAACTCTTTTCCACTCAGAATCTTTTCCCAAAATTCATCATAGAATTCCCGGGAAGTTTGGCCGGACTGAAAGATTTTAGGAGTCTTCCCGACCAATTCGTTCTCGCTAAATCCGGAAATCGTTTCGAATTGTCGATTTACTGCCAGAATAATGCCGTTCTTGTCCGTTAAGAACATCGCATTGCGGGATTGTCTGAATGCTCCGTAAATCGCCTCGTTGCGAATCGAAGTGCTAGTGGATCCGGCTTTTAAGAAAAGAAAGAAAGAGAGTCGTTTCTGGGAGTTGGGCAATAAAGGAGCGATCTGTAATACGGGAATTTCTTCGCCGCCTTTTTTACGAAGATATACATAGCCGCGCCATTCCCCTTCCCGTAAAGCCGATGGGAAGACTTCAGACGCGATATAGGCACGATCCGTATCGGAGAAAAAATCCGAGAGTTTCTTTCCGAAGAATACATCGCCCGAGTGAAGTCCTAAAATTTCCAGTCCTTTGCCGCTTATATGCACAATTTGGCCCTGCATGTCGCAGATCAGTAGGATGTCAGGTAAGGTCTCGTATTTTAGAACGTATTCCTTTAAATCTTCCAATCGCTCGATCCTTCTAGCTCCCGCCAGGCTGCGGGAAACTATATTAAACGGACGCGAAATTTCCCAAGAAAATGAAGAGGGGAAAAACTCTCGCCTTCTTACACTACGTAGGACAAGGATTTAATGCAAAATCCAACAACTTCGGAGAATTTCCTGCGCAAGAAAGGCGTTCTAACTTGTTGCTGTACTCCATCTTTTTCTCGATATCATAGCGAAATGGAATTGTGATCTTTCTTGCAACCGATCTGGAACGGAAAAATAATAACTGAATGAGCGAACTCATTCTAGTTATTGGAAATAAGAATCTTTCCTCCTGGTCGTTTCGACCTTGGATACTTCTAAAACAAGCCGGTATTCCGTTTCGTGAAGTTTCGTTAAAACTCTTTACTCCTGAATATGCTTCGGTAATCGAGAAATACTCGCCTTCGAAGAAAGTCCCGGTCCTTCATGATGGAGATTTATGGATCTGGGATAGTTTAAGCATCTCGGAATATATAGCGGAAAAATTCCCCCAGCTTTGGCCCAAGGATCCGTCGGTGAGAGCTAAAGCAAGATCCGTTTCGGCGGAAATGCATTCTGGCTTTACCGGATTACGTAGCAATCTCGGTATGAATTTTACCGGAAGAATTACTGGAAAAGAAATTCCTCCGGAAGCGCAAAAAGATATAGATCGAATCGTCGGGATCTGGACTGAAAACTTACAGTCTTACGGCGGACCGTTTTTATTCGGAAAAGATTTTACCGTTGCAGACGCGTTTTATGCGCCGGTTGTCTCACGATTTATCACCTACGGCGTAAATCTTCCGGCTCTTGCATCCCGATATGTTCAAACGATTTCCGAACTTCCTGCTTACAAAGAATGGGAATCGCAAGCCGCAAAAGAACTGCTGAGCGCTTAAGTTAATCGCCATACTCAGAAATTTCAATCGAAGTAGGCAAAATATTCAAAAGCTATCATAATTAGATACTAAAGAAACCGATTGGCGCTTGTCAAATTTGTAAATAAAAAATCTTGCTAAATGTTTAGCAAAAGTTCTAATTTAGACATGGAATATCGAGACCACCTTAGTGCTGATCCGAATATAATGTTGGGCAAACCAGTAATAAGAGGCACTAGAGTTACAGTGGAACTTATTCTAGAGCGTTTAGGTAAAGGTATGTCGATAGATGAAATATTATTAGCTACCCCTGGAATTTCTAAAGATGATATTCTTGCATGTCTATCGTATTCGAGCGAAGCAGTTTCAAAGGAAAGCCTTCTTGCCGGCTAATCTCTTAGCTGATGGAAACGTAGATATCCGAATTGTTAGAGAGCTAGGGAATTTTGGTTATATCGTTCATTCCATTTCGGAAGATTATAAAGGTCTTAGTGATTATCAAATCATTCAATTAGCTAAAAGGCTAGATTCGGTAATTCTTACATTAGATAAGGACTTTGGAGAGTGGGTATTTTCTCATAAGGAAGATTCTTTGGGAGTAATATTTCTTCGATACGATGCGAAAGAATACCAA from Leptospira fainei serovar Hurstbridge str. BUT 6 includes the following:
- a CDS encoding DUF5615 family PIN-like protein, encoding MPANLLADGNVDIRIVRELGNFGYIVHSISEDYKGLSDYQIIQLAKRLDSVILTLDKDFGEWVFSHKEDSLGVIFLRYDAKEYQKITVSLTKLLELHDVNLKGKFAILTLTKVRIREIHL
- a CDS encoding DUF433 domain-containing protein, which produces MEYRDHLSADPNIMLGKPVIRGTRVTVELILERLGKGMSIDEILLATPGISKDDILACLSYSSEAVSKESLLAG
- a CDS encoding glutathione S-transferase family protein, with product MSELILVIGNKNLSSWSFRPWILLKQAGIPFREVSLKLFTPEYASVIEKYSPSKKVPVLHDGDLWIWDSLSISEYIAEKFPQLWPKDPSVRAKARSVSAEMHSGFTGLRSNLGMNFTGRITGKEIPPEAQKDIDRIVGIWTENLQSYGGPFLFGKDFTVADAFYAPVVSRFITYGVNLPALASRYVQTISELPAYKEWESQAAKELLSA
- a CDS encoding PAS domain S-box protein, whose amino-acid sequence is MTLFGGMAPSEDSSTKGKAAPTENLYYQTLNLLQEAIFLLDGNGRITFANTKALYWLGDSSNDLIGCYFYECPWTIVPETGVPFTKENFLEKILGEEGGSFSNLEIVTASGDSFSASSKFDTIKTGSGQISCILLSFSDETNSKKIQSHNLQLATAVNDTADAIFITNPDGDIEFINPAFEKFTGYSLDEIRGCSPNRLKSGLQDPVFYERLWGTILKGEIFRATIVNRKKNGDLFHCDQTISSTKDSSGKIISYVSILKDVTEQMEMQRTLRVTTERLRSLLDNALEGIFAVYNRQVIYGNPTFFKMLGYDPDSSSAQIRVSDILADRDQRNVLNGKLTETGKIQGEEVRLVKKDGSPFYGTLRVFAHSQNLGYLEGFLLDQTERKMIETEKDSYESILRRSQKLESIGLIAAAMIHEINNPLTIVLGYSNLLAKSLVDHKLLKYVEIISAATDHLSRLVKDLLLYAKGDGTSFERVDPYSLRDDALALAEPLLQIEKITVEEEHAREPLPFIVCQSQKIKQVLLNLLINAKDALCTELPENKLLGVDVRGIKGQSGIVEKIRFEVWDNGPGVPEFIRSAIFDAFFTDKKSHGTGLGLAISKKIVESHHGSIGLAEKSGKSSCFYFELPIDCKTPI
- a CDS encoding PAS domain S-box protein, yielding MEDLKEYVLKYETLPDILLICDMQGQIVHISGKGLEILGLHSGDVFFGKKLSDFFSDTDRAYIASEVFPSALREGEWRGYVYLRKKGGEEIPVLQIAPLLPNSQKRLSFFLFLKAGSTSTSIRNEAIYGAFRQSRNAMFLTDKNGIILAVNRQFETISGFSENELVGKTPKIFQSGQTSREFYDEFWEKILSGKEFHGSFLNRNHAGKYVQWNQVISPIQDEEGRISSFLSMILSNNEAGGLVKLRGSVEIGTEPISPPDIFRRYEGLDKEALVRMLREKTKLTRKETEICAGIASGKDKSLVCEELGIHQGTMKNHLKSIYRKTIDLEKDIPGPERDKLQRLTIYLFRLLGD